DNA from Bacillus sp. (in: firmicutes):
ATAATTTGATCCTTTTTTTCATTCATCTATATTCACCCACATTACTAATGCATCCTCATGATTATCAGCATAATAATTTTTGCGAATCCCGCCCGCTTGAAATCCGTATTTCTTATAAAGCTTCTGGGCGACAACATTTGATACCCGTACCTCTAGCGTTATTAGCCTTACGCCTAAAGATTTGCTAAAATCAATGACTTGCTTTAAAAGTACCTCGCCCAATTTCCTGCCGCGATACTCCGGCAAGACAGCAACATTCGTAATATGACACTCATCTAAAATAATCCACATTCCACAATAGCCGATTACAAGATGACTAAGCTCCATCACGATATATTTAGCATATTGATTCATTGTCATTTCATTGAAAAAAGCTTCTTTCGTCCATGGCAATGTAAAAGAGCTTATTTCAATCTCATACACTTGCTCAATATCTTCCTCCGTCATGAAACGGAATTGAACAGTTTCCTCCATTCGTGTTGCTCCTCATATTAATAAATTATTGGGACATGGGGACAGGTTTCTTGTCCCATATTTACTCGCTTGTCGTATTGGGATATGGTACTTGTTCAGGGACAGACTT
Protein-coding regions in this window:
- the rimI gene encoding ribosomal protein S18-alanine N-acetyltransferase, with the protein product MEETVQFRFMTEEDIEQVYEIEISSFTLPWTKEAFFNEMTMNQYAKYIVMELSHLVIGYCGMWIILDECHITNVAVLPEYRGRKLGEVLLKQVIDFSKSLGVRLITLEVRVSNVVAQKLYKKYGFQAGGIRKNYYADNHEDALVMWVNIDE